TCAAATACGGCATCCCTTTTCCGGTGATGGTCCGCGCCAGCATGGGCGTCCGCGGCGCCAACCTGCCGGCCATGCTGCGAGCCATCATCGGCATCTTCTGGTACGGGGTGCAGACCTACTTCGCGTCGACGGCGCTGATGCTGCTGCTGACGGCGCTGTTCGGCGATCCAGGCGGGCAGTGGCTAGGCATGTCGGCCATCGGCTGGCTGTCGTTCGTGATCGTCTGGCTCTTCCAGATCGCCCTGTTCTGGCAGGGCATCGACAAGATCAAGCACTTCCTCAACTGGGCGGGACCACTGGTCTATGGCGTCATGGTAGTGCTGATGCTGGTGGTCTGGTTTCAGGCCGGCAGCGACCTGCTGCCCGCCATCGGCACTGTCTTCAGCGCCAGCAGCGACTATCAGGGCAGCGCTATAGGCGCCTTTTTGACGATCACCGGCACCATGATCGCCTACTTCGCCGCGGTGGTGATCAACTTCGGCGACTTTTCGCGCTTTGTCAGAAGCGAGCGCGACATGAAGCTTGGCAACCTGCTGGGACTGCCGCTCAACGTGGCAATCTTCTCCTTTATCGCTCTGATCATCACCGCCGGCACTCTTGTGCTGTTCGGCGAGCCCCTGACCAACCCCTCTGAGATTATCGAGCGGGTCGACTCGCTGCCGCTGACCCTTCTCGCCGCCATCACCTTCTTCGCCGCTACCGTCGGCATCAACCTGGTGGCCAATTTCATTCCGCCGGCCTATGACCTGGCCAACCTCTTCCCGCGCAGGATCAGCTTTCGCATCGGCGGGCTGATCACGGCCGTGATCGCCTTCTTCGTCGGTGCCCTGTGGGTCGCCGTGATCAGCCAGATTGGCATCGCTGGCTTCGTCAATGCGCTCGGCGCCGTGATCGCGCCCTTCTACGGCATCATCGTGGTCGACTATTACCTGGTGAAGCGACAGCGGCTGGATATTCAGGACATGTTCTCGAGCGATCCCGACGGCGCCTATCATTACGTGAAGGGCTGGAATCGGCGTGCCCTGGTAGCGTTCGGCCTGGCCGCGCTGTTCTCCGTTTCCTCGGTCTGGGTGCCGCCCCTGGAAGCGCTGGGCGGCTACGCCTGGCTGATTGGCGCTGCCCTGGGCGGAGGCTTCTACTACCTGCTGATGAGGAAACAGAGCGACCGGGGCGTGGTGAGCAGCTGATCAGCGACTCACCCCTCGCATAAAAAGGCCCCTGCCATCGGCGGGGGCCTTTTTATGTTGATGGCACCCAAAGCAAGCCGCCTCTCAGCGCGAAAATATCGTGTAGAGATCCGGCGCCCCATCCTCTTCGCTATGGATGGAGAGCGAGGCCTCGATGGCCTTTAGGTGGCGCCCCATGAACGCCTGAGCGCGTTCGCCGTTCCCCTTTTCCAAATAGCTCACCAGGTCATCGTGATCATGGGATTCGCAGCCCAGGTGGCCCGAATTGCCATAGACCGCAAGAATCAGCGAGGAACGTGAGCATAGACGCTCGACGAAGGCCGCCAGGGTGGCGTTACCGGAAAGCCCCGCCAGGTGACCATGGAAAGCCGCCGAGAGCTTGATGGCCGTGCTCTGCTCGCCAGCTCGCAACGCCTCACGCTCGCGGGTCGCCATGTCACGCAGCGCCCGGACATCCTCGGGGGTGATGCGTCGGGTAATCTCCGGCATCAGGCCACACTCGATCATCTGGCGGGCATCGAAGACGTCCTTGGCCTCATCGGCGGAAGGGCGCGTCACGCTGGCCCCGCGGCGCGGCGTCAGCGTCACCAACTCCTCGAGCGCGAGACGCTGCAGAATCTTGCGGATACCGGTACGGCTGATGTCGAAGACATCGGCCAGGGCATCCTCCCTTAGCCGGGCGCCCGGCCTCAGGCGATGCTCGATGATGGCGTCGCTGATCGACTGATAGATCGTCTCGTGGCGCTTGGCCCCATCACCGTCTTTGCCCCGGCGCTTCGCTGCCTTCGGGGCCGATCCTTGCTTGCCCTCGGGCCATCGTTGGCGCTGGTTCATGACCTCACTCCTCGCTGCAGACTGCCCTTGCTAGAGCGGTCATTGTATACGATTTGCCGGGGCAAACCGGCCATCAAGGAGCCGAGTGCTCGATAAAGGCGCCAAGGGTCGCCCGCTCGTCGTCGGTCATGCCGGTGACGTTGCCAAGCGGCATGTAGTGAGTGGTGACCGCGACGCGCTGAATATCCTTGAGATGACGGCGAATCTGCTCGCCGGTGTCCAGTTGCACGCCGGCAGGCGCGGCGGCAAAACCCCCGAAGGTCGGCACGACGGCATGGCAGCCCGCGCAGCGCTCCTCGATGATCGCGGACACCTCGCTGAAGGCGATTTCGGGGGCCGCGCTCTCGGCG
Above is a window of Halomonas sp. I5-271120 DNA encoding:
- a CDS encoding NCS1 family nucleobase:cation symporter-1, whose amino-acid sequence is MTDPELNIRRIDRTLFNDDLAPLPKSKRSWGWFEIFNVWANDIQSLFGYTLAASLFISYGLNGWAVMAAIILSGFVVMWLVNLSGRPSVKYGIPFPVMVRASMGVRGANLPAMLRAIIGIFWYGVQTYFASTALMLLLTALFGDPGGQWLGMSAIGWLSFVIVWLFQIALFWQGIDKIKHFLNWAGPLVYGVMVVLMLVVWFQAGSDLLPAIGTVFSASSDYQGSAIGAFLTITGTMIAYFAAVVINFGDFSRFVRSERDMKLGNLLGLPLNVAIFSFIALIITAGTLVLFGEPLTNPSEIIERVDSLPLTLLAAITFFAATVGINLVANFIPPAYDLANLFPRRISFRIGGLITAVIAFFVGALWVAVISQIGIAGFVNALGAVIAPFYGIIVVDYYLVKRQRLDIQDMFSSDPDGAYHYVKGWNRRALVAFGLAALFSVSSVWVPPLEALGGYAWLIGAALGGGFYYLLMRKQSDRGVVSS
- a CDS encoding GntR family transcriptional regulator → MNQRQRWPEGKQGSAPKAAKRRGKDGDGAKRHETIYQSISDAIIEHRLRPGARLREDALADVFDISRTGIRKILQRLALEELVTLTPRRGASVTRPSADEAKDVFDARQMIECGLMPEITRRITPEDVRALRDMATREREALRAGEQSTAIKLSAAFHGHLAGLSGNATLAAFVERLCSRSSLILAVYGNSGHLGCESHDHDDLVSYLEKGNGERAQAFMGRHLKAIEASLSIHSEEDGAPDLYTIFSR